In Serratia sp. FDAARGOS_506, a genomic segment contains:
- the ttcA gene encoding tRNA 2-thiocytidine(32) synthetase TtcA: MSEKQSVSQKEQYNLNKLQKRLRRNVGEAIADFNMIEEGDRIMVCLSGGKDSYTMLEILRNLQQSAPINFSLVAVNLDQKQPGFPEHILPAYLESLGVEYKIVEENTYSIVKDKIPEGKTTCSLCSRLRRGILYRTATELGATKIALGHHRDDILQTLFLNMFYGGKMKGMPPKLMSDDGKHVVIRPLAYCREKDIERFSIAKAFPIIPCNLCGSQPNLQRQVIGDMLRDWDKRYPGRLETMFSAMQNVVPSHLSDINLFDFKGIHHGSAVVDGGDLAFDREDIPMQPVGWQPEDSDDAAPAPERLNVLEIK; this comes from the coding sequence ATGTCAGAAAAGCAATCCGTTAGCCAAAAAGAGCAGTACAACCTGAACAAATTGCAAAAACGCCTGCGCCGCAACGTGGGCGAGGCGATCGCCGATTTCAATATGATTGAAGAAGGCGACCGCATCATGGTCTGCCTGTCCGGCGGTAAAGACAGCTACACCATGCTGGAGATCCTGCGCAACCTGCAACAGAGCGCGCCGATTAACTTCTCGTTAGTCGCGGTGAACCTCGATCAGAAACAACCCGGCTTCCCGGAGCATATTCTGCCCGCCTACCTGGAAAGTCTGGGGGTGGAGTACAAGATCGTCGAAGAGAACACCTACAGCATCGTTAAAGACAAGATCCCGGAAGGCAAAACCACCTGTTCACTGTGCTCGCGCCTGCGCCGCGGCATTTTGTATCGCACCGCCACCGAACTGGGCGCCACCAAGATCGCGCTGGGCCACCACCGTGACGACATCCTGCAGACGCTGTTCCTCAACATGTTCTACGGTGGCAAGATGAAAGGCATGCCGCCCAAGCTGATGAGCGACGACGGCAAGCACGTGGTCATTCGCCCGCTGGCCTATTGCCGCGAGAAAGACATCGAGCGTTTCTCGATCGCCAAAGCCTTCCCGATCATTCCATGTAACCTGTGCGGTTCGCAGCCTAATCTGCAGCGCCAGGTCATCGGCGACATGCTGCGCGACTGGGACAAGCGTTATCCCGGCCGGTTGGAAACCATGTTCAGCGCCATGCAAAACGTGGTGCCTTCACACCTGAGCGATATCAATCTTTTCGATTTCAAAGGCATTCACCATGGTAGCGCCGTGGTGGACGGCGGTGATTTGGCCTTCGATCGCGAAGACATTCCGATGCAGCCGGTCGGTTGGCAACCGGAAGATTCTGACGACGCGGCGCCTGCACCGGAGCGTTTGAACGTGCTGGAAATCAAATAA
- a CDS encoding VOC family protein codes for MNITPCLSHVSLGSNDFEAAAAFYDRALAALGCRRVLEHPGAIGYGRDYPEFWLQVPIDGRPATPGNGTHVGFFATSKQQVDEFHRQALLAGAVDEGAPGSRPHYGEAYYGCFVRDLDGHKIEASFWDESAA; via the coding sequence ATGAATATCACCCCTTGCTTATCCCACGTCTCGCTAGGCTCTAACGATTTCGAGGCAGCCGCCGCCTTTTACGATCGCGCGCTGGCTGCTTTGGGTTGCCGACGCGTACTGGAGCATCCCGGCGCCATCGGTTACGGCCGCGACTATCCGGAGTTCTGGCTGCAGGTGCCGATCGACGGCCGGCCCGCCACGCCCGGCAACGGCACGCACGTCGGTTTTTTCGCCACCAGCAAGCAACAGGTGGATGAATTTCATCGTCAGGCACTGCTGGCCGGTGCCGTCGATGAAGGCGCGCCCGGTTCGCGGCCGCACTACGGTGAGGCTTACTACGGTTGCTTTGTTCGGGATTTGGATGGGCACAAGATTGAAGCCAGCTTCTGGGATGAAAGCGCGGCCTGA
- the zntB gene encoding zinc transporter ZntB, with translation MDVIEGSELQIADAVYAYQLDGKGGVTPIEQDDRITCDAPCWLHLDYAHPASAEWLSTTPLLPDSVREALSGESSRPRVSRQGEGTMITLRSINFNANSRPDQLVTIRVYITDKLIISTRHRKVYSIDQVVNDLQSGAGPTNSGNWLVEISDALTDHTSEFIEDLHDKIIDLEDALLEQQVPERGQLALIRKQLIVLRRYMAPQRDVFARLASDRLPWMSDDDRRRMQDIADRLGRGLDDLDGSIARTAILSDEITTVMADAMNRRTYTMSLLAMVFLPTTFLTGLFGVNLGGIPGNSAPFGFSTFCLMLLALVGGVAWWLKRSRWL, from the coding sequence ATGGATGTGATTGAGGGGAGCGAGCTGCAGATCGCCGATGCGGTTTACGCTTATCAGCTGGACGGCAAGGGGGGTGTCACGCCGATCGAGCAGGATGACAGGATCACCTGCGACGCGCCGTGCTGGCTGCATCTCGATTATGCGCATCCGGCCAGCGCCGAATGGCTGAGCACCACGCCGCTGCTGCCGGATTCGGTGCGCGAAGCGCTCTCCGGCGAAAGCTCACGGCCGCGCGTCAGCCGCCAGGGCGAGGGCACCATGATCACCCTGCGCAGCATCAACTTCAACGCCAACTCCAGGCCGGATCAGTTGGTCACCATCCGCGTGTATATCACCGACAAACTGATTATCTCCACCCGGCATCGCAAGGTGTATTCCATCGATCAGGTGGTGAACGATCTGCAAAGCGGCGCAGGGCCGACCAACAGCGGCAACTGGCTGGTGGAAATTTCCGACGCGTTGACCGATCACACCAGCGAATTTATCGAGGATCTGCACGACAAGATTATCGATCTGGAGGACGCCTTGCTGGAGCAGCAGGTGCCGGAGCGCGGCCAACTGGCGTTGATCCGCAAACAGCTGATCGTGCTGCGCCGTTACATGGCGCCGCAGCGCGACGTCTTCGCGCGGTTGGCCAGCGATCGCCTGCCGTGGATGAGCGACGACGATCGCCGCCGCATGCAGGACATCGCCGACCGCCTGGGGCGTGGATTGGACGATCTGGACGGCAGCATTGCACGCACCGCCATTTTGTCCGACGAAATCACCACGGTGATGGCCGACGCGATGAACCGCCGCACTTACACCATGTCACTATTGGCAATGGTATTTCTGCCTACCACCTTCCTGACTGGGCTGTTTGGCGTCAACCTTGGCGGCATTCCAGGCAACAGCGCGCCGTTTGGCTTCAGCACTTTCTGCCTGATGCTGCTGGCCCTGGTGGGAGGCGTTGCCTGGTGGCTGAAGCGCAGCCGCTGGCTGTAG
- a CDS encoding ABC transporter substrate-binding protein, with protein sequence MTGRKMQRGFRLALCAAAIGACMSGAMAAQVPPGTVLAAKQEIVRHIKDEPASLDPIKAVGLPEAQLARDLFEGLVNQDANGKVIPGVATRWQTSDNQTYIFHLRKDARWSNGDPVTAKDFVYSWQRLVEPKNLSPFAWFAQLAGIQNAEQIISGKLPADRLGVSAPDDYTLKVQLDKPVPYFVSLTANFSLFPVNKAVVEKYGNDWTKVGNLVGNGAFKLQERVVNEKLVLTPNEHYWDHAHTVLTKVTFVPINQESNATKRYLAGDIDITESFPKNMYQKLLKDIPGQVYTPDQLGTYYYAFNTQRAPTNDVRVRQALSYAIDRKIIAEKVLGTGEKPAYHFTPDVTAGFKPEASLLQQQPQAELDAQAKALLQAAGYGPNNPLKLTLLYNTSESHQKIAIAVASMWKKKLGIDVKLQNQEWKTYIDSRNTGNFDVIRASWVGDYNEASTFLSLLTSTHSGNIAKFKNAGYDKLLAQAGRETNPAAVTADYNKMEQIIADQAPIAPIYQYTNGRLIKPWVKGYPITNPEDVAYSQTMYIIKH encoded by the coding sequence ATGACGGGAAGAAAAATGCAACGAGGTTTTCGTTTGGCGCTTTGCGCGGCGGCGATCGGCGCCTGTATGAGCGGCGCCATGGCGGCGCAGGTACCCCCGGGCACTGTGCTGGCGGCCAAACAGGAAATCGTGCGCCACATAAAAGATGAACCGGCCTCGCTCGATCCGATCAAAGCGGTTGGCTTACCGGAGGCCCAGCTGGCGCGCGATCTGTTCGAGGGGTTGGTCAATCAGGATGCCAACGGTAAAGTGATCCCCGGCGTCGCCACGCGCTGGCAGACCAGCGACAACCAGACTTATATTTTCCATCTGCGTAAAGACGCGCGGTGGTCAAACGGTGACCCTGTCACGGCTAAGGATTTCGTCTACAGCTGGCAGCGGCTGGTAGAGCCTAAAAACCTGTCGCCGTTCGCCTGGTTCGCGCAGCTGGCGGGGATCCAGAACGCCGAGCAGATCATCAGCGGCAAATTGCCAGCCGATCGTTTAGGCGTGTCGGCGCCGGACGACTACACGCTCAAAGTGCAGCTGGACAAGCCGGTACCTTATTTCGTCAGCCTGACGGCCAACTTCAGTCTGTTCCCGGTGAATAAGGCGGTGGTGGAAAAATACGGCAACGACTGGACCAAAGTCGGCAATCTGGTGGGTAACGGCGCGTTCAAACTGCAGGAGCGGGTGGTGAACGAGAAGCTGGTACTGACGCCTAACGAACATTATTGGGATCATGCGCATACCGTGCTGACCAAAGTGACCTTCGTGCCGATCAACCAGGAATCCAACGCCACCAAGCGTTACCTGGCGGGTGACATCGACATCACTGAATCCTTCCCGAAAAACATGTATCAGAAGCTGCTGAAAGACATTCCGGGCCAGGTGTACACGCCGGATCAGCTTGGCACCTATTACTACGCGTTTAACACTCAGCGCGCGCCGACTAACGATGTGCGGGTACGCCAGGCCTTGTCTTACGCCATCGATCGCAAGATTATCGCGGAAAAAGTGCTGGGCACCGGCGAAAAACCGGCCTATCACTTCACGCCGGACGTGACCGCCGGGTTCAAACCGGAGGCGAGTTTGCTGCAACAGCAGCCGCAGGCGGAGCTGGATGCGCAGGCCAAGGCGTTGCTGCAGGCGGCCGGTTATGGGCCGAACAACCCGCTGAAGCTGACGTTGCTGTATAACACCTCGGAAAGCCACCAGAAGATTGCGATCGCCGTGGCCTCGATGTGGAAGAAAAAACTGGGGATTGACGTCAAGTTGCAGAACCAGGAGTGGAAAACTTATATCGACAGCCGCAACACCGGTAATTTCGACGTGATCCGCGCCTCCTGGGTGGGTGACTATAACGAAGCGTCGACCTTCCTGTCACTGCTGACCTCGACCCACAGCGGCAACATCGCCAAGTTCAAGAACGCGGGCTACGATAAGTTGCTGGCGCAGGCGGGGCGGGAGACTAACCCGGCGGCGGTGACCGCCGACTACAACAAGATGGAGCAGATCATTGCCGACCAGGCGCCGATCGCGCCGATCTATCAATACACCAACGGCCGCCTGATCAAGCCGTGGGTAAAAGGCTACCCGATCACCAATCCGGAAGATGTGGCCTACAGCCAGACGATGTATATCATCAAGCACTGA